A genomic segment from Oncorhynchus clarkii lewisi isolate Uvic-CL-2024 chromosome 14, UVic_Ocla_1.0, whole genome shotgun sequence encodes:
- the LOC139365948 gene encoding synaptotagmin-like protein 4, translating to MPQAADMINVAFLTDSERELILEVLRRDEELRQAEEHRVRKLKTELLDIMRKGAKRSSGKYSERSCGRCQEPLGPLSAGSSQCRACKHQVCHNCCSVCPNGSWVCSVCAKEADLKKVTGDWFYDQRVNRFFTTPGHDIVRTSLKKRPPLRKRENMGALLLNSTELNPSQPTTPVPRPRLRDLAASNKDLLDEVSEESVGVKAKEQQEQQQHRDNEPAEKASLNSVMTETESSLGTPLLPRKEESTGQSSPTGSSMNGLVKADLVSSHSPTSDADMSSVVGRRSVSSGTGSVALEDGGLFKKSVRRVQKPSEFTSVLDLREEGAEASEGFMGDRSKSVPGLNVPDDEEDEDIDNLVSIHKKVCSSTSNLRGSKSTLGSLMSIYSEAGDYDSVEVSGEIVFSISYDDTTQSLAVLVKECHSLAHGDARRQRSNPYVKCYLLPDKSRIGKKKTTIKHNTVDPTYNETLKFSISRSQVLNRSLQLSVWHHARLGRNAFLGEVEVPLDCRNLDAGHEECVAFVGKASPLQSSAFSQYKGELLISLKYVSTKNSPTEKTKGKRLSLGKKTKTEQGGELHVLIKEAKNLTAMKAGDTSDSFVKGYLLPSKAKSTKRKTPVVKKTLNPHYDHTFVYKDLTLDQLSEMWLELTVWDREAMSSNDFLGGVRLSTGTATLKVGKEEVEADSTGEEVTLWQKMMQYPDLCAEGTLPLRSSMGKSK from the exons ATGCCACAGGCTGCAGACATGATTAATGTGGCCTTCTTGACTGACTCGGAGCGGGAGCTGATCCTGGAGGTGCTGCGGAGGGACGAGGAACTGAGGCAGGCAGAAGAGCACCGTGTCCG GAAGCTGAAGACGGAGCTGCTGGACATTATGAGGAAGGGCGCCAAGCGTAGCAGTGGGAAGTACAGTGAGCGTAGCTGCGGCCGCTGCCAGGAACCACTTGGTCCACTATCTGCCGGCTCCAGCCAGTGTAGAGCATGCAAGCACCAAGTGTGCCACAACTGCTGCTCAGTGTGCCCCAATGGATCCTgggtgtgcagtgtgtgtgctaAAGAGGC TGATCTAAAGAAGGTCACCGGAGACTGGTTCTATGACCAGCGAGTCAACCGCTTCTTCACCACCCCTGGACACGACATAGTGAGGACTTCCCTCAAAAAGAGGCCCCCAC TGAGGAAGAGGGAGAACATGGGAGCGCTTCTGTTGAACAGTACAGAGTTGAACCCCAGCCAGCCCACCACCCCTGTTCCCCGACCCAGACTGAGGGACCTAGCAGCCTCCAACAAGGA TCTGCTAGACGAAGTCTCCGAAGAATCCGTGGGAGTTAAGGCCAaggagcagcaggagcaacagcagcacaGGGACAATGAGCCTGCAGAGAAAGCCAGCCTGAACAGTGTCATGACAGAGACCGAGTCCTCTCTTGGTACTCCTCTCTTACCAAG GAAGGAGGAGAGCACAGGTCAGTCTAGTCCAACAGGGTCCAGTATGAATGGTCTAGTCAAAGCTGACCTCGTCAGTAGCCACAGCCCCACCTCGGATGCAGACATG TCCTCCGTAGTAGGTCGTCGTAGTGTTAGCTCTGGCACGGGGTCTGTCGCATTGGAAGATGGCGGCCTGTTCAAGAAGAGCGTCAGACGAGTTCAGAAACCCTCCG AATTCACGTCTGTGCTGGACCTGCGTGAGGAGGGGGCTGAAGCATCAGAGGGCTTTATGGGTGACCGGAGCAAGTCGGTGCCTGGGCTCAATGTGCCA gatgatgaggaggatgaagaCATTGATAACTTGGTGAGCATCCATAAAAAGGTGTGCTCAAGTACCTCAAATCTTCGCGGCTCCAAG AGCACACTGGGCAGTCTGATGAGTATTTACAGTGAGGCAGGAGATTATGACAGCGTGGAGGTGAGCGGGGAAATCGTGTTCTCTATCAGCTACGATGACACCACCCAGAGCCTAGCCGTCCTCGTCAAGGAGTGTCACTCGCTGGCCCACGGGGACGCCAGACGCCAGCGCTCAAACCC GTATGTCAAGTGCTACCTTCTCCCTGACAAGTCTCGCATTGGCAAGAAAAAAACTACCATTAAACATAACACAGTGGACCCCACTTACAATGAGACCCTAAAG TTTTCCATCAGTCGCTCCCAGGTGCTCAATCGTTCCCTCCAGCTCTCCGTCTGGCACCATGCCCGCTTGGGCCGTAATGCCTTCCTTGGAGAGGTGGAGGTGCCTCTGGACTGCAGGAACCTCGACGCAGGCCACGAGGAGTGTGTGGCGTTCGTGGGAAAA GCGTCACCACTGCAGTCCTCTGCCTTCTCTCAGTACAAAGGAGAACTGTTGATTTCCCTGAAGTATGTCTCGACCAAGAATTCACCCACTGAAAAGACCAAAG GCAAGAGACTCTCTCTAGGCAAGAAGACAAAGACGGAGCAGGGAGGGGAGTTGCACGTCTTGATCAAAGAGGCCAAGAACCTGACGGCAATGAAAGCAGGGGACACGTCGGATTCCTTTGTGAAAGG GTACTTGTTGCCATCGAAGGCCAAGTCCACTAAGAGGAAGACTCCGGTGGTGAAGAAAACTCTGAACCCTCACTACGACCACACATTTGTGTACAAAGACCTGACCCTAGACCAGCTAAGTGAGATGTGGCTAGAGCTGACAGTGTGGGACCGGGAGGCCATGTCCAGTAATGACTTCCTGGGTGGGGTTCGACTCAGCACAGGCACAG CCACACTGAAGGTTgggaaggaggaagtggaggCGGATTCTACAGGGGAGGAGGTGACTCTGTGGCAGAAGATGATGCAATACCCTGACTTGTGTGCAGAGGGCACTCTTCCATTACGCTCCTCTATGGGAAAGAGCAAGTGA
- the LOC139366216 gene encoding tetraspanin-7-like, giving the protein MYFIFTECESGSTTSLLLGFCLVEKSFPARRLGHFLFFPFLQQRYFLTDHFCGIAIMSPPSRRLQTKPVITCLKTFLISYSLIFWFTGVILLAVGVWGKVSLEAYFQLASEKSTNAPYVLIGTGAIIVIFGLFGCFATCRGSPWMLKLYAMFLILVFLAEFVAGISGFLFRHEIKAVLGDAYKDAVTNYNTTDPKSSAVDTIQRTLYCCGVNSYKDWNTTKYFKDNGVPVSCCKANAVCSVEKLKDLDKARDVVYDTGCFSLVTTLMESNLGIIAGISFGIAFFQLIGVFLSCCLSRYITNNQYEMV; this is encoded by the exons ATGTACTTTATTTTCACGGAGTGTGAATCTGGATCAACGACGTCACTTCTCCTTGGATTCTGTTTAGTCGAGAAAAGTTTTCCAGCACGGCGCCTTGGTCATTTTCTTTTCTTCCCTTTTTTGCAACAACGATACTTTTTGACTGACCATTTCTGCGGAATAGCCATCATGTCTCCCCCATCGAGAAGGCTTCAAACGAAACCTGTGATTACATGTCTCAAGACCTTTCTTATTTCTTACAGTCTCATATTTTGG TTTACAGGGGTTATCCTTCTGGCTGTTGGAGTATGGGGGAAGGTGAGCCTGGAAGCTTATTTCCAGCTGGCCTCTGAAAAGAGCACCAACGCGCCATATGTCCTCATCGGGACTGGAGCCATCATCGTCATTTTTGGCCTGTTTGGTTGCTTCGCTACATGCCGCGGTAGTCCATGGATGCTAAAACTG TATGCCATGTTCCTGATTCTGGTGTTCTTAGCGGAGTTTGTGGCTGGCATCTCTGGCTTCTTATTCAGACATGAG ATAAAGGCTGTATTAGGTGATGCCTATAAAGATGCTGTGACGAACTACAATACCACTGACCCCAAAAGCTCTGCAGTTGACACCATCCAGAGGACT TTGTACTGCTGTGGAGTGAATAGTTACAAGGACTGGAACACCACAAAGTACTTCAAAGACAATGGCGTCCCTGTCAGCTGTTGCAAAGCGAACGCGGTCTGCTCTGTCGAGAAGCTCAAGGACCTTGACAAGGCTCGTGACGTGGTGTATGACACG GGCTGCTTCTCACTGGTGACCACTTTGATGGAGTCTAACCTGGGAATCATTGCAGGGATATCTTTTGGAATTGCGTTCTTCCAg CTCATTGGGGTATTCTTGTCCTGCTGCTTGTCTCGATACATCACCAACAACCAGTATGAGATGGTCTAG